A genomic stretch from Candidatus Komeilibacteria bacterium CG_4_10_14_0_2_um_filter_37_10 includes:
- a CDS encoding HIT family protein, whose product MNDCIFCQIIEGKIPSYKVYEDENYFAFLDIHPLNPGHVLLIPKKHTLWVDEVESFSEYWSVAHKISGAIKNALQPELTGYVTYGLGVNHAHIHIIPKYPGDTHDIGWRPDHVKEVAPEEMIIIAEKIIQQLK is encoded by the coding sequence ATGAACGACTGCATTTTTTGTCAAATTATTGAAGGGAAAATTCCTAGCTACAAAGTGTACGAGGATGAAAACTATTTCGCTTTTTTAGACATCCACCCGCTTAATCCCGGACATGTTTTATTAATTCCCAAAAAACATACTCTTTGGGTTGATGAGGTAGAAAGCTTTTCCGAGTACTGGTCAGTGGCCCATAAAATTAGTGGGGCGATTAAAAATGCTTTGCAACCAGAATTAACCGGCTATGTTACTTATGGCTTGGGTGTTAACCACGCTCATATTCATATTATCCCAAAATATCCAGGCGATACTCACGACATTGGCTGGCGACCAGATCATGTTAAAGAGGTAGCTCCAGAGGAGATGATAATAATCGCCGAGAAGATTATTCAGCAATTAAAATAA